AGTAATTGTAACTGCCATATGTCTGGGAATATTATCTCATCTGATACTGGGCCTTGACATATATTCCTCAATCCTCATCGGGACAATTGTAGCGTCTACAGATGCAGCAGCTGTTTTATCCATGTTTCGCAATAAAAAAATTGAGCAAAGAACATCTTCTACACTGGAAATCGAGTCTGCATCCAATGATCCCGTAGCCATCCTTCTTACAATAACTATGATTGATCTGATCCTTGATACACTTGCAGCTCCTGCATTTCTTGTTTTGCATCTTATATGGCAGATCGGTGCAGGGTTTGGTGTTGGGATAATCATTGGAAAAGCCGGGCCCTATATGCTCAATAAACTAAAACTTGAAAGTGGTGGCTTCTATTATGTCCTGGCACTTGGACTCTGCTTCCTAAGCTACAGCTTAGCAGATGAAATTCATGCTAACGGATTTCTTGCAGTCTTCATGGCAGGTTTGATCATTGGAAATAAAGAATTTGTATATAAACAGGGAATACTGAGATTTCTTGAGGGGACCTCCACTTTCAGTCAGGTACTTTTATTTTTGATGCTTGGACTTCTAGTAATACCTTCCGAACTAATAGATCTGTGGAAGCCAGGAATAATTATTGCAGTCATACTGATGTTTGTTGCAAGGCCGGTTGCAGTGATAATATCTACCTTTTTCTGGAAATTCAGTTTGAACCAAATAGTGGTACTTTGCTGGGGAGGTATGAAAGGAGCTGTACCAATAGTTCTGGCAACATATCCAATGGTTGCAGGAGTGGATCCCGGAGGGTTTTATTTCAATATTGTTTTTTTCGTGGTTCTGCTGTCTGCGCTGATTCAGGGATCGACCATAGATATTGTTTCAAAGAAGCTGGGATTACTGACTGGCAGTTTTGAACAGTCTCCCCATTCAATGGAATTGATATCTCTTGAAAAATCAAGATGTGAATTATTGGAATTTGATGTAAGTCAGAACTCCCACTTAATAGACAAGCAAATAGAAAATATGAACCTTCCACCAAACAGTCTTATTACCGCTATTGTACGAAAAAACGATATAATTACTCCCAAAGGAAAAACATCAATACATGCAGGAGACCTTTTATTTATACTAACAAGGTATAAAGATAAAGAAAGGTTACTGCACTTGTTGCAGTCTGCAGAAAATAATGAAAAAAATGAACAAACTGAGGTTAAAAATTGATACGTTTTAAGAAAATGCAGAAATATTCAACAGATGTTGATCATAGCCCTGGGGATCAATAGCATTCAAGGTACAACCATTACAGGTTTTTTTGAATGCCAGACTACATTTTCTGCAACACTTCCCATAAGAAATTTTTTTATACCTGACATTCCCTTGGTTCCCATTACAATCAGATCAATGTCCTTTTGTTCTGAAAATTTCTTTTCTGCATAATTTATCAGCATCTCTGCAGGATTTCCTACAAGAATTACTTTCTCAAC
Above is a genomic segment from Methanosalsum zhilinae DSM 4017 containing:
- a CDS encoding potassium/proton antiporter; translated protein: MIIYLAILLILAALSSRIASKIGIPGLIIFLGLGMLFGSEGLNLIYLDDHVLVQQIAIAALIIILFEGGFSTQKKQIELSLGPAVSLATVGVIVTAICLGILSHLILGLDIYSSILIGTIVASTDAAAVLSMFRNKKIEQRTSSTLEIESASNDPVAILLTITMIDLILDTLAAPAFLVLHLIWQIGAGFGVGIIIGKAGPYMLNKLKLESGGFYYVLALGLCFLSYSLADEIHANGFLAVFMAGLIIGNKEFVYKQGILRFLEGTSTFSQVLLFLMLGLLVIPSELIDLWKPGIIIAVILMFVARPVAVIISTFFWKFSLNQIVVLCWGGMKGAVPIVLATYPMVAGVDPGGFYFNIVFFVVLLSALIQGSTIDIVSKKLGLLTGSFEQSPHSMELISLEKSRCELLEFDVSQNSHLIDKQIENMNLPPNSLITAIVRKNDIITPKGKTSIHAGDLLFILTRYKDKERLLHLLQSAENNEKNEQTEVKN